The following is a genomic window from Candidatus Zixiibacteriota bacterium.
GACTGGAGCCTAAGCCCGGTTTCGACGGCGTTGACGCCCGCATCTGCTGTATCCTGATGGGTAAGGATGGAGCGACTTTGAGCACGGTAGCGTTGAGTCCCACGGGACTGATGGAAGTAGATGGCACGGTCTACAAGACGGATACGGAGTTGTTCGAGTTCATTCTCTCTTACTTGCCTGATGGATACATCGATTCTGACACGACTGCCAAGGAACATGATTAGCATGAGAGACATGAGAAGAACACACGTTGTCGGGTTGGCGCTGATGATGGTTGTGTGCCTTGTCGGAAACGCTGGTGTTATTCTACTCGTCAGCCCTTTATTGACCTGGGGATTGCTTTACATTATCCCCGTGGCTTTCACAATTGTACCGGTTGCATCGATTATAGCAGGCTATAAAGCGGGTGTGTTGAAAAGGACGAGTCTGTTTCCGAGAATGGCAGCCTATTGCACTTTCCTGGTCGTCTTTGGGTGGTGCATCTGGGCGTGGTTGTTTGTGAAGAATGTGTTTTAGAAAGGCAGGAGACTAATCCCGCCTCTGGCGGGACTGCCCTACAAGAAGAATGTCCCTACAGGAAGCATGGCGATGATGGTAGGCGTTTGATTTATCAAACGCATTACACCATCAAGCCCTTGATCCTCGTAGCCTCACGCCACGGCGTGAGATAGAATAGTAGGTCGGCGTTCCGCCGGGTGTACCCTCGTCCTACGAGGGACACACGCCAAGAAACCCGACATCTTCACTTCGTAGGGGTTCAAAATTTTGAACCCCTACATCGGGTGGCAGGCTCAAACTTGCTTTGGGCCTGACGTGCATAGAAAGTGCGAGCGCCGATGGTAGGCGTTTGATTGATCAAACGCATCACACCATCAAGCCCTCGATCCCCGTAGCCTCACGCCGTGCCGTGAAATGCATGTCTTAAAGTGGCACGACTGTGCGACGAGTCATTCCGTTGAAAAACGGAATCCAGTCACACGCGACCAGGTGGGTCGCGTCTTGCTGGACCCCCGCCCGCCACCGGCGGATTGGGAAATTTTCGCGGGGGTGATTAGAGGCGCGGAGGTGATTTGAAAAAATATGGCGGGTTCGAATCCCGATTGAATCGGGACTGATGCGGACCCGCCCTTGTACTCAGTGCATAAATCCGATCGAGAGGCCGAAACGGTACGGGCCCATGACGTGGTTTCCGGTTGTATTCTCCCAGGTCCACCCATCCTGGAACAAATCGGTGATAGTCTCATTGGCGACCGGCGACGCAAAATCGCCATAGAGCGTGACCACAATCGGACTCTTCGAATCACGGCCCAGAATGAAGTCAACACCAAGCAGGAAAGTCGGGCCGGCGATTGTGCCGCTGTCGCCTCCCCAGGTCTTGGTGCGGTCGGCAGTCATGTAGTCGGCTTTCCAGGCGTAGAAACCGAATCCTGCTCCCGCCCAGGGGCGCATGCCCTTACTGAGAATTCCGTATTTGACGCCGACTCTTAAGCCGGTCGTCTGCATATAAAAATAAGCGTCTTCTTCGAACGGGCCGATATAATGGCTTTCGTAATCGGTCATTTCGTAGACCCAGAAACTTTCGCTGTATTCACCCGCGACGCCCACCTGTTTGCGGTAGGTGTAAAAGTTGCCGTCGAAAAACAGCCGCATCGACGGGCTCAAATTGTAGTCGATGCCCAGACCGAAACCGTAGGGGCTTTCGATCGGGTTCATGTCGCCGAATTCTTCGGTCACCGGCAAAAGAGCGGTGCTGACTTTGCCGCTCATGAGCAAGCCACCGAAACTGAACTGCCATTTTTTTGAGTCGAATGATGACTTTATCGTGGGAGTGTCACCGGGGTTTTCATCGATCTGAGCCGAGACAGACATACCAGTGGACAGGACGATCACAAAAGAGATTGCCAGAACACAGGCAAACCGGAATGCGGCTGTTAGAGGTCTCACGTGTTGCATCTCAACGCCTTTCAGTTAAGCAAGGTTGTTAAACGATACCATCATTATCGACATAGTTGTCATTAGGGTTGATAGGACAAAGGTGTGATTTTTCTTGATTTTTGTTCAAATGTGAACTTTGGGGAAAGTCGTCGGATTTGTTTGTGTCGCTGTGGGTTGCGCGGCACGGCGGCCGGGTGGCAGGAGACTGATCCCGCCTCTGGCGGGACTGCCCTATGTTTACCGCGGGTTGCTCGGAAACCTGTCGGTCATTTCGGATCAGCCTTTCGTAATGGCGCGCACGGATAGATCCGATACGTGTTTTTTAACCGCGTCGATGAAGGCACGGTAGTCGCCATCGGTGACAGCATCGCGGGAGATAATAATGGCCGTGATCGGTGACACGAAGATGTAGGTCCGATCGTCGAGTTCATCGATGCGATGGATACCAGCCCACTTTATTTCAGTACTGATCTCTTCAGAGGCGGCGTTGATACCTGTCTCGGTAATAACCAGGGTGCTGCTTCGGGATTCGCGGTCTCCTTCGCGTTCGTGATATAACTTGACGCAGTTTTTTATATAGCTCCGGTGGGCCAGGAAGTCCAGGACGATCAGGGCAAGAACAGACAGAACGCACCAGGAGAGGGTGGCGTGGAGACCCCTGTGACGAAAGAGGGCAAAGTAGAGTAATGTGAATGTCACAGCGAACAAGGCGAGGTTTTTCAGCCGGGACCGGCGGAGGGTTTTTGACCGGGTGTAGATGTATCCGGCGAAGGCTCGGATATCATCGGCTGTTGTGTTGAAGGTTAGGTGCATAATTGTTGCCTGGCTGTTCTCAAGAATCAGATTTTCTGTCGAGACTATGGCCTGATCGACAGTGATTCCCACCTGAGAGTGTATTCGTTCGATAGAGTCGTTTCAACTTCATATACGATTGAATCCGGAGTGAGATAAAATCGCGTTACCTGCTGAGGTTCAGAGTAATCGGTGAGGACCGAGTTTTCATCGGTGACCGGGTCGTACCGCCAGATATTTTCAGAGGCGGTGTTGAAAGGAGCGCCAAGACCTAAGTAATAAATCGGGGATTCACTACTCGCACATTGCGGAGCGTGCCAAAAGAAGGGGATTGATTTGAGCTCAGTCGCGGTGTGTCGATCAAGGTCATATCTAATGAGTGCTGCGCTCTCCATGGACCTGTCAAGTCGGCTGGCCAGCACGCTCCTTCCGTCTAGTGAAAAGACCGGTTCGAGGGTCATTGGTATCGAAGCTACCACGGGCATACTATCGGAACATGTCATACACCTCACTACGGTTTTTGTGTGCGTCATAGCGATTTCACCTGTGGAGCTGTCGACAGGATCCATGTAAACCACAAGTGAATCTTTCATTTTAAACATTCCAAAGGTCAACACTGTTTTCCAGTCATTATTCGGGCTTTTCACATCCACCGAATGAAGGCTTGTCCTAGCACCTTGTCGCTGCAGGTCGAATAGGAGCAGTTCGGAAAGAGCTGGGGAATCGTCGAAATTCGGCACCGTAACAATTGCCAGCGTAACGCTGTCATGGAATGTGCAATAGAGCATGCTGTCCGGCAATTGGCAGAGATTACGAAACCCGGATTGCTTGAGATCCAGTATCTCTACCAACCTGGTTTCCATGATCGGTGCATTCTTTCGTTCCATTCTGCTCTTGCCGCAATTCTTGATTTCAAGGACACCGTACTTAAGATCAGGTGAAATCTCTCGTAAATATTCATACCGCAGAATGGAATCACTATCACCTGTTTGCGCGAGGCCCGAAACGGCAATCACAAGGACAGTAAGAAATGCAACTAGAGTCTTCATTACCTCTCCCTCAGTTTTCTTTAGGTTTTACAAACTTGCGACGTAATCTTCTTGCCTCCCCACACGCTCACTCCGCCGTGTCGGCGGCGTTTTCGATCGGGGGATTGACGTGCTCTTCCTCGAAGAACAGCGGCTTTTCATCGGAGATGCGGTAATCATCTTTGATATATCGAATAGCCACATAAGTACGAGCCTGTGCGGTCGCGATAGTGGCCATGAAGTAGCCCAAAATAGACGCGAAAATCAAAAACAGCATGAAGGCCATAAGATACCCGGCCGGTTCGCTGGTGCCGCCGTACGCCCATCGGGTGAGCGAGACACCAAAATCCACACCGGGGAAAATGTTGAAAGTCTCGCGGGCGAGGTCGGCTTTGACCGGAAGGTGCGACAGGCCGGAACGAATCAGGCGCTCCATCCTCTCCCCCCCGCCGATCTGAGCGGACCATCCGATAAACTGCACCGCGCGATAACAGAAATAGGCATAGACAAAGCTGAAGATTTTCGCGGCGACGATAGAATAGGCGGTGTATATGCCCCAGCGGATGGGCTGGCGGATTAAAGTCGAGAAGGTTTCCAGAATCGCCGTGAAAGCTTCGCCGTGACGCTCGGAGGCGGCCACTGCCGGCAACAGCAGCACCGAAAGACTGAAGACGAAGAAGATGAACACGGTGAAGATGGCGACCATGAAGCCGGGGAACACGAAAGTGAGAGCGTAGAGCCAGTCGCCAATGAAGGGGATGCGTCCGATGAGTCCGATGATGACGAAGAGCAGGACGATAAAGAGCATGAAGACGACGATGGCGAGTTCGGACAGGAAGATCTGGCCTAAGCGCCGGAGGCTGAAGCGGATGGCGCCGATGGCCGAGAAGAAGCGGTTGCCGCGGACAGCCTCGATATCGATAGCGGCCACCCCGAATATGCCCATCATGAGGGCGAGAATGGTCAGCACCACACCGGCGGAGAAGATTATCTGCGCGATCAGAGTCGTGTAGGCGAATTTGTAAAACGGCGCGAAGCCAAAGACCGACCAGACATAGCCGAGCGGTTCACCATCGACAGCCAGCGCGATATAGGTAAAGATATCGTAGACCACCAGGCCGAGGCAGATGAAGAAGGTCATGGTGAGTATCTTCTTGGCGGACATAGCCCTGGCCGGCGACTTGAGAACATCGATAAAGCTGAAATCGGGGGGCTGTTCCATACAATCAAAAAAGAGCAAAGACGTACGCGATGTCAAGTAATAAAGATATGGAAACCGGCCGGCCTAAACGTGGAATTCGAGGACATCGCCGTCGGAGAGGATGAAATCTTTCTGCACGCGTTGACCATCGAATTTCCCTTCGCCCCACACTTTGGCGTATTTCATTTTCTGAGCGAAGTCTTTGTGGAGGGTCATGGCCGCTTCTTCAACGCTTCCGCCGATGCGCAGGATGATGGGGTCTTTGTAGTCTGGGTCGTGGCCTATCGGTTTGGTGTAGACGCGAATGACGCCGAGAGCGTCGTATACCGCTCGTTTGAAAGCGCTGAGGCTGTCATCATCGATGATTGATGTAGCCACCATGGCGAAATCGGGGAACATCTCTTTCAGTTTGGCGCGTTTGGAGCCATCCTCGTCTTCATATTCTTTGTGCGCGCATATAATGGTCTTCTTGTAGGCGTAGCGAGGGTCCTCGGGTCTTTCGGTAACCTGTGGTTTCAGGATGATGCGTTTTTCGTCGAGCTTCTCGATGATAAACTTGAGGTCCGCGATCATATTCTTGGACTCGAGGTCAGCCACCAGCACGACCACATCGCAGTTACGAATAAGCCCAGAAAGGTAGTTTTCGTAAGATTCGGCGGAGATGGGCGGGGTGTCGATGAGCTGTATCTGGATGGTTTCGAAGACCATCATGCCGGTCAGAGGTTCGCGGGTCGTGAAGGGATAATCGGCAACTAGCGGTTTGGCGGCGGTGAGGCTTTCGAGCAGGGAGGATTTGCCGGCATTTGGAGCTCCGATGAGGATGGCCTGCCCGGCGCCTTCTTTTTCGATGTGGTCCTGGGCGGTCGCCTGCCGGGCGCCGTGGCTTTTCTCGCCGCCTTCAATCTGCTTTTTCAATTTAGAGATTTTGGTCTTCATGTCGGCCTGGAGCTTGTCGGTGCCCTTGTGCTTGGGCATCATGGCCAGAAGTTCCTCGGCCAAGCGCAGCTTCTCGCGGGGGTCCTTTTCGTTTTTGAACTCCCGTTCGAGTTCATAGTATTGTGGGGGCAGGTTAGCCGGCATATTGCAAGGTTAATAAATCTTGCTCGAGAACACAAGAGGCAGGTGTGGATGTAAAACGGGAGGGATTAGAACCGGTTAGCGGCCATGGTTGGCGACGATATCGGCGATGCACTGGCAGATATAGTCGATCTCGGGCAAACTCAGGCCGGGATAAAGGGGCAGAGTGACAACACGTCGTCCGGCATAAGCCGTGTTGGGCAGGTACTGCGGGGTCAGGCCAAGCAGCTCCTGGTAGTAGGAGAGTTCGAAGATCGGTTTGTAGTGGACGCCGCATTCAACGCCGCGCTCGGCCATCTTCTTTATGAAGGCGTTGCGGGTGATTCCCAGGCGTGACAGGTGCAGTTTGATGATGAACAGGTGCCAACCGTGCTTGTAATTCTTTTCCTCGACAGGGAGTTCGAAATATTCGGTTAAAGCATTGAGGTTCTTGACATAGCGGCGGGCGAGTTTTGCCCGCTTGGCCTGTTCTTTGCGAAAGACAGTCAACTGGCCCAGTCCAACGGCGGCGTGTAATTCGGACATGTTGGCTTTGAAACCCGGGTAGATGGCATCATACTCCCATTTGGCCGCTTTCTTGCGCTGGAAAGCGTTGGCAGTAAGACCGTGTCTGGCCATGAGTTTGACGATATCCACAATCGCTTTGTGTTTTGACAGCACGATACCACCTTCGCCGCAGATAAGATTCTTGGTGGTGTGAAACGAAATAACGGCGGCATCGGTGTGAGTCGGCACCGGCTTGTTCTGGAAGAGGGCGCCGACAGAATGAGCGGCATCGGCCACCAGTGGTACGCGTTTGGTATCGCAGATCTTTTTGAGCATGCGGTAATTGGCCGGGTAGCCGGCGATGTCGACGGGCATGACGGCGATTGTGCGGTGCGTTATTTTCCGGAAGACCTCATCGGGGTCGATATTCAGACTGTGCGGATCGATATCGGCAAAGACCGGAATGGCGCCAGTGTTGAGAATAGCCTCAATGGTACCTACGAATGTAAACGGGGTGGTGACGACTTCTTTGCCGGGTTCACTTCCGATTGATGTCAGGACCAGTTCGAGCCCGGCGGTGGCGGAGGCTACCGCGGCGGCGTGCCGGGTCTTCATCAGCTTGGACATGGCGGTTTCGAAGGCGGCAATGTTCGGCCCGGGTGAAAGCCAGCCGGACCTCAGCGTATCGGTGACGTTCTTGATAGCTTTGGTCGAAACCTTAACGTCGTACAGGGGAATCTTCTTATTTGACTTTGCCTTTTTCATGTATCAACCGTTCGTAGAGATCGGTCATCAGGTCGAGTGACTTTTCCCAGGTGTAATTCTGCTGGACGAACACGCGGCCGGAGGCACCCATTCTGTTTCTGAGGGCGGCGTCCTCAGCCAGCCTGATGATGGCTTCGGCCAGCCTGTCTACATCCTCTTTAGGTACTAAAATCCCCGTCTCACCATCAACTAAAACTTCAGACACCCCCCCGACATCGGAGGCGATCACCGGTCTTGAGCAGGCCGATGTTTCGAGCACTGCGACACCAAAGGCTTCGTTTCGCGAAGGCATGACCATAATGTGATGTTGTTCAATAAACAAGGGCATCTGGCTATGGGGAACGAAGCCAACGAATGCTACCGTGTCATTTAATCCAAGCCGGGATGACATTTCCTTTAGAAACTCGTTCAGCTCCCCCGTTCCGGCCACCGATAATTTTATCCGGGGGTTGGTTTGCCTCACCCTCACCATGGCTTCAAGCAAGACATCCGGACCGTACCGGTGATTGTGATTTTTTATAAAACACACTTTTATGGGAGGCGTAGCAGGTTCGGGATTTACCAGGCCCGGCAGGTCCACACCGAACGGGATAACAGAAATCCTGTCTTTTGTTCGGGGAGCAATTTCAATCGCTATATCTTTCAAAAACTGACTGGTGGAGGTGATATGAGTCGCCGTGTTGATGATCCATCGCAGTAGCCGTCGTCTTACGAAACTTGTGGGGAATTCTATCAAGTCCGAGCCATAGACAGAAATGACGGTCGGTTCCACGCCTGCCATATTAGCCCAGAATCCGTAGCCTGTGGCATAATGGGCATGCACCAGATCCGGCTTGAAATCCCTGGTCTGTCTGACTGCGGCACGGGCCTGGGTGATATAAGAGAACTTGCTGCGTCGCGGCAGGTTACACGTTTGCAGTCCCTCGATAGGGTCACCGCCGAGAGCAATAACCTTGACTTCGTACCCGCGTTCGGACAGGCCGCGTGCCCAACGGGTCAGATGCACCTGGACTTTCGATGCCCAGCCAAAGAGGACGATACGCCTGCTACCCATTCTTCGTGCCTTCTATTTCGTGCGCCTGTGCAAGTATATCGGCGGAGGTGACAAATCTAAGCCTA
Proteins encoded in this region:
- a CDS encoding GTPase; its protein translation is MPANLPPQYYELEREFKNEKDPREKLRLAEELLAMMPKHKGTDKLQADMKTKISKLKKQIEGGEKSHGARQATAQDHIEKEGAGQAILIGAPNAGKSSLLESLTAAKPLVADYPFTTREPLTGMMVFETIQIQLIDTPPISAESYENYLSGLIRNCDVVVLVADLESKNMIADLKFIIEKLDEKRIILKPQVTERPEDPRYAYKKTIICAHKEYEDEDGSKRAKLKEMFPDFAMVATSIIDDDSLSAFKRAVYDALGVIRVYTKPIGHDPDYKDPIILRIGGSVEEAAMTLHKDFAQKMKYAKVWGEGKFDGQRVQKDFILSDGDVLEFHV
- a CDS encoding DegT/DnrJ/EryC1/StrS family aminotransferase, which encodes MKKAKSNKKIPLYDVKVSTKAIKNVTDTLRSGWLSPGPNIAAFETAMSKLMKTRHAAAVASATAGLELVLTSIGSEPGKEVVTTPFTFVGTIEAILNTGAIPVFADIDPHSLNIDPDEVFRKITHRTIAVMPVDIAGYPANYRMLKKICDTKRVPLVADAAHSVGALFQNKPVPTHTDAAVISFHTTKNLICGEGGIVLSKHKAIVDIVKLMARHGLTANAFQRKKAAKWEYDAIYPGFKANMSELHAAVGLGQLTVFRKEQAKRAKLARRYVKNLNALTEYFELPVEEKNYKHGWHLFIIKLHLSRLGITRNAFIKKMAERGVECGVHYKPIFELSYYQELLGLTPQYLPNTAYAGRRVVTLPLYPGLSLPEIDYICQCIADIVANHGR
- a CDS encoding glycosyltransferase; the encoded protein is MGSRRIVLFGWASKVQVHLTRWARGLSERGYEVKVIALGGDPIEGLQTCNLPRRSKFSYITQARAAVRQTRDFKPDLVHAHYATGYGFWANMAGVEPTVISVYGSDLIEFPTSFVRRRLLRWIINTATHITSTSQFLKDIAIEIAPRTKDRISVIPFGVDLPGLVNPEPATPPIKVCFIKNHNHRYGPDVLLEAMVRVRQTNPRIKLSVAGTGELNEFLKEMSSRLGLNDTVAFVGFVPHSQMPLFIEQHHIMVMPSRNEAFGVAVLETSACSRPVIASDVGGVSEVLVDGETGILVPKEDVDRLAEAIIRLAEDAALRNRMGASGRVFVQQNYTWEKSLDLMTDLYERLIHEKGKVK
- a CDS encoding YcxB family protein, with the translated sequence MHLTFNTTADDIRAFAGYIYTRSKTLRRSRLKNLALFAVTFTLLYFALFRHRGLHATLSWCVLSVLALIVLDFLAHRSYIKNCVKLYHEREGDRESRSSTLVITETGINAASEEISTEIKWAGIHRIDELDDRTYIFVSPITAIIISRDAVTDGDYRAFIDAVKKHVSDLSVRAITKG